A portion of the Betta splendens chromosome 2, fBetSpl5.4, whole genome shotgun sequence genome contains these proteins:
- the LOC114851255 gene encoding uncharacterized protein LOC114851255 isoform X6, with translation MDEQNQDWVDYDVYKIEIKEEKPDLDLITQDRVTTNELKEENQEFYVSQVKEETRHLDSVEQISIKEEQQEAENRSTATAGSEQQVRYRWRTLPVKQIGEEHTQVSAV, from the exons ATGGACGAGCAGAACCAGGATTGGGTCGACTACGACGTTTACAAGATAGAAATAAAGGAGGAGAAACCGGATCTGGACCTTATCACGCAGGATCGTGTGACCACGAACGAGCTCAAAGAGGAGAACCAGGAATTCTACGTGAGCCAAGTTAAGGAGGAAACCCGACATTTGGATTCGGTGGAGCAGATAAGCATcaaggaagagcagcaggaggcggagaACCGGAGCACCGCTACAGCTGGTTCCGAGCAGCAG GTCAGGTACAGGTGGAGGACATTACCAGTGAAGCAGATCGGCGAAG agcacacacaggTGTCAGCAGTGTGA
- the LOC114851255 gene encoding uncharacterized protein LOC114851255 isoform X5, which produces MDEQNQDWVDYDVYKIEIKEEKPDLDLITQDRVTTNELKEENQEFYVSQVKEETRHLDSVEQISIKEEQQEAENRSTATAGSEQQVRYRWRTLPVKQIGEGTKTAHKGTMLTLVNFIK; this is translated from the exons ATGGACGAGCAGAACCAGGATTGGGTCGACTACGACGTTTACAAGATAGAAATAAAGGAGGAGAAACCGGATCTGGACCTTATCACGCAGGATCGTGTGACCACGAACGAGCTCAAAGAGGAGAACCAGGAATTCTACGTGAGCCAAGTTAAGGAGGAAACCCGACATTTGGATTCGGTGGAGCAGATAAGCATcaaggaagagcagcaggaggcggagaACCGGAGCACCGCTACAGCTGGTTCCGAGCAGCAG GTCAGGTACAGGTGGAGGACATTACCAGTGAAGCAGATCGGCGAAGGTACAAAAACAGCACACAAAGGAACAATGTTGACCCTGGTTAACTTCATtaagtga
- the LOC114851255 gene encoding zinc finger protein 678-like isoform X1, producing the protein MDEQNQDWVDYDVYKIEIKEEKPDLDLITQDRVTTNELKEENQEFYVSQVKEETRHLDSVEQISIKEEQQEAENRSTATAGSEQQSTHRCQQCDQAFTTPSDLQIHQRVHTRENLNICDQCGKIFTRSSNLKSHQQIHTGMRPYSCDQCGAAFTALRTLKKHKHVHTGEKPYSCSQCGAAFSRYDYLKIHKRVHTGEKPYSCNQCGAAFTTLNTLKIHHRVHTGEKPYSCDQCGATFTTLSNMKIHHRVHTGEKPYSCDQCGATFTVYHHLKNHKRVHTGEKPYSCDQCAAAFTTINILKSHKRVHTGEKPYSCDQCGTAFARYDHLKSHKRVHTGEKPYSCDQCVAAFARYDHLKLHKRVHTGEKPYSCDHCGAAFARCDHLKSHQRVHTGEKPYWCDQCGKVFSQHSNLRNHQCVETVETVETEVTV; encoded by the exons ATGGACGAGCAGAACCAGGATTGGGTCGACTACGACGTTTACAAGATAGAAATAAAGGAGGAGAAACCGGATCTGGACCTTATCACGCAGGATCGTGTGACCACGAACGAGCTCAAAGAGGAGAACCAGGAATTCTACGTGAGCCAAGTTAAGGAGGAAACCCGACATTTGGATTCGGTGGAGCAGATAAGCATcaaggaagagcagcaggaggcggagaACCGGAGCACCGCTACAGCTGGTTCCGAGCAGCAG agcacacacaggTGTCAGCAGTGTGACCAAGCCTTCACTACACCATCAGACCTACAGATTCATCAGAGAGTCCACACCAGAGAGAACCTGAACATCTGTGACCAGTGTGGGAAAATATTTACACGGTCAAGTAATCTAAAATCTCATCAACAAATTCATACCGGAATGAGGCCGTACAGCTGTGATCAATGTGGAGCAGCTTTCACTGCATTACGtactttaaaaaaacataaacatgttcATACAGGAGAGAAACCGTACAGCTGTAGCCAGTGTGGAGCTGCTTTCAGTAGATATGATTATCTAAAAATTCATAAACGCGTtcatactggagagaaaccttacagCTGCAATCAATGTGGGGCAGCTTTCACCACATTGAACACTTTAAAAATCCATCATCGTGtacacactggagagaaaccctatagctgtgaccagtgtggcgCCACTTTCACCACATTAAGTAATATGAAAATCCATCATCGTGTacatactggagagaaaccatacagcTGTGATCAATGTGGGGCAACGTTTACTGTTTACCATCATCTAAAAAATCATAAACGTGTtcatactggagagaaaccatacagcTGCGACCAGTGTGCAGCAGCGTTCACTACAATAAATATCCTAAAATCACACAAACGTGTACACACAGGTGAAAAACCCTACAGTTGTGATCAATGTGGCACAGCTTTTGCCAGATATGATCATCTGAAAAGTCATAAACGGGTccatactggagagaaaccatacagtTGTGACCAATGTGTGGCAGCGTTTGCAAGATACGATCACCTCAAACTCCACAAGCGTGTccatactggagagaaaccatacagcTGTGACCACTGCGGGGCAGCGTTTGCCAGGTGCGATCATCTAAAAAGTcatcaacgtgttcacactggagagaaaccttattggTGTGATCAGTGTGGAAAAGTCTTTTCTCAGCACAGCAACCTAAGAAACCACCAGTGTGTTGAAACCGTTGAAACCGTTGAAACCGAAGTGACAGTGTAA
- the LOC114851255 gene encoding zinc finger protein 431-like isoform X2, protein MEGGLLLACRLVALASALSEQISGGCVRPHIYPPAVKHRLVRWTDKGTVTCASLIFLSTHRCQQCDQAFTTPSDLQIHQRVHTRENLNICDQCGKIFTRSSNLKSHQQIHTGMRPYSCDQCGAAFTALRTLKKHKHVHTGEKPYSCSQCGAAFSRYDYLKIHKRVHTGEKPYSCNQCGAAFTTLNTLKIHHRVHTGEKPYSCDQCGATFTTLSNMKIHHRVHTGEKPYSCDQCGATFTVYHHLKNHKRVHTGEKPYSCDQCAAAFTTINILKSHKRVHTGEKPYSCDQCGTAFARYDHLKSHKRVHTGEKPYSCDQCVAAFARYDHLKLHKRVHTGEKPYSCDHCGAAFARCDHLKSHQRVHTGEKPYWCDQCGKVFSQHSNLRNHQCVETVETVETEVTV, encoded by the exons ATGGAGGGAGGCTTGTTGTTAGCATGTCGGCTGGTAGCGTTAGCCTCAGCGCTTAGTGAGCAGATATCAGGGGGTTGTGTGAG gccacacatttatcctCCAGCTGTAAAACACAGGCTTGTCAGATGGACAGATAAAGGAACTGTCACCTGTGCCTCCCTCATCTTCCTA agcacacacaggTGTCAGCAGTGTGACCAAGCCTTCACTACACCATCAGACCTACAGATTCATCAGAGAGTCCACACCAGAGAGAACCTGAACATCTGTGACCAGTGTGGGAAAATATTTACACGGTCAAGTAATCTAAAATCTCATCAACAAATTCATACCGGAATGAGGCCGTACAGCTGTGATCAATGTGGAGCAGCTTTCACTGCATTACGtactttaaaaaaacataaacatgttcATACAGGAGAGAAACCGTACAGCTGTAGCCAGTGTGGAGCTGCTTTCAGTAGATATGATTATCTAAAAATTCATAAACGCGTtcatactggagagaaaccttacagCTGCAATCAATGTGGGGCAGCTTTCACCACATTGAACACTTTAAAAATCCATCATCGTGtacacactggagagaaaccctatagctgtgaccagtgtggcgCCACTTTCACCACATTAAGTAATATGAAAATCCATCATCGTGTacatactggagagaaaccatacagcTGTGATCAATGTGGGGCAACGTTTACTGTTTACCATCATCTAAAAAATCATAAACGTGTtcatactggagagaaaccatacagcTGCGACCAGTGTGCAGCAGCGTTCACTACAATAAATATCCTAAAATCACACAAACGTGTACACACAGGTGAAAAACCCTACAGTTGTGATCAATGTGGCACAGCTTTTGCCAGATATGATCATCTGAAAAGTCATAAACGGGTccatactggagagaaaccatacagtTGTGACCAATGTGTGGCAGCGTTTGCAAGATACGATCACCTCAAACTCCACAAGCGTGTccatactggagagaaaccatacagcTGTGACCACTGCGGGGCAGCGTTTGCCAGGTGCGATCATCTAAAAAGTcatcaacgtgttcacactggagagaaaccttattggTGTGATCAGTGTGGAAAAGTCTTTTCTCAGCACAGCAACCTAAGAAACCACCAGTGTGTTGAAACCGTTGAAACCGTTGAAACCGAAGTGACAGTGTAA
- the LOC114851255 gene encoding zinc finger protein 239-like isoform X4 translates to MPHIYPPAVKHRLVRWTDKGTVTCASLIFLSTHRCQQCDQAFTTPSDLQIHQRVHTRENLNICDQCGKIFTRSSNLKSHQQIHTGMRPYSCDQCGAAFTALRTLKKHKHVHTGEKPYSCSQCGAAFSRYDYLKIHKRVHTGEKPYSCNQCGAAFTTLNTLKIHHRVHTGEKPYSCDQCGATFTTLSNMKIHHRVHTGEKPYSCDQCGATFTVYHHLKNHKRVHTGEKPYSCDQCAAAFTTINILKSHKRVHTGEKPYSCDQCGTAFARYDHLKSHKRVHTGEKPYSCDQCVAAFARYDHLKLHKRVHTGEKPYSCDHCGAAFARCDHLKSHQRVHTGEKPYWCDQCGKVFSQHSNLRNHQCVETVETVETEVTV, encoded by the exons AT gccacacatttatcctCCAGCTGTAAAACACAGGCTTGTCAGATGGACAGATAAAGGAACTGTCACCTGTGCCTCCCTCATCTTCCTA agcacacacaggTGTCAGCAGTGTGACCAAGCCTTCACTACACCATCAGACCTACAGATTCATCAGAGAGTCCACACCAGAGAGAACCTGAACATCTGTGACCAGTGTGGGAAAATATTTACACGGTCAAGTAATCTAAAATCTCATCAACAAATTCATACCGGAATGAGGCCGTACAGCTGTGATCAATGTGGAGCAGCTTTCACTGCATTACGtactttaaaaaaacataaacatgttcATACAGGAGAGAAACCGTACAGCTGTAGCCAGTGTGGAGCTGCTTTCAGTAGATATGATTATCTAAAAATTCATAAACGCGTtcatactggagagaaaccttacagCTGCAATCAATGTGGGGCAGCTTTCACCACATTGAACACTTTAAAAATCCATCATCGTGtacacactggagagaaaccctatagctgtgaccagtgtggcgCCACTTTCACCACATTAAGTAATATGAAAATCCATCATCGTGTacatactggagagaaaccatacagcTGTGATCAATGTGGGGCAACGTTTACTGTTTACCATCATCTAAAAAATCATAAACGTGTtcatactggagagaaaccatacagcTGCGACCAGTGTGCAGCAGCGTTCACTACAATAAATATCCTAAAATCACACAAACGTGTACACACAGGTGAAAAACCCTACAGTTGTGATCAATGTGGCACAGCTTTTGCCAGATATGATCATCTGAAAAGTCATAAACGGGTccatactggagagaaaccatacagtTGTGACCAATGTGTGGCAGCGTTTGCAAGATACGATCACCTCAAACTCCACAAGCGTGTccatactggagagaaaccatacagcTGTGACCACTGCGGGGCAGCGTTTGCCAGGTGCGATCATCTAAAAAGTcatcaacgtgttcacactggagagaaaccttattggTGTGATCAGTGTGGAAAAGTCTTTTCTCAGCACAGCAACCTAAGAAACCACCAGTGTGTTGAAACCGTTGAAACCGTTGAAACCGAAGTGACAGTGTAA
- the LOC114851255 gene encoding zinc finger protein 239-like isoform X3, translating into MWIYSRRRVLAFGSLSSLFRPHIYPPAVKHRLVRWTDKGTVTCASLIFLSTHRCQQCDQAFTTPSDLQIHQRVHTRENLNICDQCGKIFTRSSNLKSHQQIHTGMRPYSCDQCGAAFTALRTLKKHKHVHTGEKPYSCSQCGAAFSRYDYLKIHKRVHTGEKPYSCNQCGAAFTTLNTLKIHHRVHTGEKPYSCDQCGATFTTLSNMKIHHRVHTGEKPYSCDQCGATFTVYHHLKNHKRVHTGEKPYSCDQCAAAFTTINILKSHKRVHTGEKPYSCDQCGTAFARYDHLKSHKRVHTGEKPYSCDQCVAAFARYDHLKLHKRVHTGEKPYSCDHCGAAFARCDHLKSHQRVHTGEKPYWCDQCGKVFSQHSNLRNHQCVETVETVETEVTV; encoded by the exons ATGTGGATTTACTCTAGAAGGCGAGTCCTGGCATTTGGATCTTTGTCTTCTCTTTTCaggccacacatttatcctCCAGCTGTAAAACACAGGCTTGTCAGATGGACAGATAAAGGAACTGTCACCTGTGCCTCCCTCATCTTCCTA agcacacacaggTGTCAGCAGTGTGACCAAGCCTTCACTACACCATCAGACCTACAGATTCATCAGAGAGTCCACACCAGAGAGAACCTGAACATCTGTGACCAGTGTGGGAAAATATTTACACGGTCAAGTAATCTAAAATCTCATCAACAAATTCATACCGGAATGAGGCCGTACAGCTGTGATCAATGTGGAGCAGCTTTCACTGCATTACGtactttaaaaaaacataaacatgttcATACAGGAGAGAAACCGTACAGCTGTAGCCAGTGTGGAGCTGCTTTCAGTAGATATGATTATCTAAAAATTCATAAACGCGTtcatactggagagaaaccttacagCTGCAATCAATGTGGGGCAGCTTTCACCACATTGAACACTTTAAAAATCCATCATCGTGtacacactggagagaaaccctatagctgtgaccagtgtggcgCCACTTTCACCACATTAAGTAATATGAAAATCCATCATCGTGTacatactggagagaaaccatacagcTGTGATCAATGTGGGGCAACGTTTACTGTTTACCATCATCTAAAAAATCATAAACGTGTtcatactggagagaaaccatacagcTGCGACCAGTGTGCAGCAGCGTTCACTACAATAAATATCCTAAAATCACACAAACGTGTACACACAGGTGAAAAACCCTACAGTTGTGATCAATGTGGCACAGCTTTTGCCAGATATGATCATCTGAAAAGTCATAAACGGGTccatactggagagaaaccatacagtTGTGACCAATGTGTGGCAGCGTTTGCAAGATACGATCACCTCAAACTCCACAAGCGTGTccatactggagagaaaccatacagcTGTGACCACTGCGGGGCAGCGTTTGCCAGGTGCGATCATCTAAAAAGTcatcaacgtgttcacactggagagaaaccttattggTGTGATCAGTGTGGAAAAGTCTTTTCTCAGCACAGCAACCTAAGAAACCACCAGTGTGTTGAAACCGTTGAAACCGTTGAAACCGAAGTGACAGTGTAA
- the LOC114842513 gene encoding motile sperm domain-containing protein 1-like has translation MRRRDNHDKVGRGGKALQPAERREDREHAVRDETVGETGGAVALLPVFLFPTELVFYSEQRSSHRRVLTLYNPYSFSISFKMLCTAPSLYRVVEAEGSVRAKSCIDLVVRHLDVSLQNLGRKDQFRMEVRGGGQVGVREIWAELKGGDEGGEEEDEEEKRRKQGGKREKRRIERHQRALSALSPLLVPTQTRLQLPTCTAVRSVSQGVLCVLLALLCVTVLMLPLQTERSSLVPRWLHVSTNQKLACAYTLGLLTVMFLR, from the exons ATGAGGAGGAGGGACAACCATGACAAAGTGGGACGGGGCGGGAAGGCGCTGCAGCCGGCGGAAAGGAGAGAGGACAGGGAGCATGCTGTGAGGGATGAAACAGTGGGTGAGACAGGGGGTGCTGTGGCCCTGCTGCCTGTCTTCCTGTTCCCCACAGAGCTGGTGTTCTACTCTGAACAGAGGAGCTCCCACCGCAGAGTGTTGACACTGTACAACCCctacagcttcagcatcagcttcaaGA tGCTTTGTACTGCTCCCTCGCTCTACAGagtggtggaggcagagggcagcgtTCGAGCCAAGTCATGCATTGACCT GGTGGTGCGTCACCTGGACGTCTCCCTGCAAAACCTGGGTCGCAAAGATCAGTTCCGCATGgaggtcagaggaggaggccaggtGGGAGTCAGAGAGATCTGGGCTGAGCTaaaaggaggagatgagggaggagaggaggaagatgaagaggagaagaggaggaaacaaggaggcaagagggagaagaggaggataGAGAGACATCAGAGGGCACTGTCggctctgtctcctctgctggtgccaacacaaacacgccTACAGTTGCCAACCTGTACAG ctgtGCGCAGTGTGTCTCAGggggtgctgtgtgtgttgttggcaTTGTTGTGTGTTACAGTGTTGATGCTCCCCCTTCAAACTGAGAGAAGCTCGCTGGTTCCACGCTGGCTGCACGTCTCCACCAATCAGAAGCTGGCCTGCGCCTACACACTGG gtctTCTTACCGTGATGTTTCTACGGTAA